The Helianthus annuus cultivar XRQ/B chromosome 15, HanXRQr2.0-SUNRISE, whole genome shotgun sequence genomic sequence TGCTTGGAAAACAAGGCTCAAGGGGCTATATATAGATTACTACACCTCACTTGGAGGGTGTGCATTTAGGAGCCACCACCCCAGGGGAGCTCACCTGGGGTGGATGAGTATTTTGTATTTGTTCTTATCCTATCAATGAAACATTTCTATTGTTCAAATCCTTAAAGTTTCAATCTTTCTTATTCGTTTTCGTTTATTCTTGGCTCGAATCACCTGTCTCACTATTTTACACCGAACCGAGACTGAAACCGGATTGTTATGGGACTATCACCCATATCCTAAAACCATCATCCTACATGATCTTAAATGCATCAAAGAACATATTTATTTCATGTTCATATAAATCAAAACATGTCCATTCCATTATCATTTAATCATTTTTACATAAATGCAAACATTCTTTCATTTATGAACATGTGACAAAAtcttacatacatgcatacatatatatatatatatatatatacatgacacatatacatacttatatgaacttccaaaagttcactttttatcattttcatcttcaaATCACAAGACCCTTTTAGAACATTCTTTTATGACATCTTTTGAACCCATGCATGCAATCTATCTTTTaagaatcaaatcaaatcaaatcaatcaagaatcattcaacaaaatcaaaacacaacTAAATACACATATTCATACAAATTTTCggccatacatacatacatatacacactCATTTTTACTTTGTTTAAAATCTCATTCATTGTTAGTTTCAAGTTTGTGATTAATTCCAAGTTCAAGAGAAACCTTCCAACATCTCTAGTGGGTTTTTGAAAAAGATGATGATGTGAGGCCTTGTTCTTGCTTGAATCTTCTTGAAATCACCACTAAACCTCCTTACAAGCTTGAAATCACTTTGAAATGCCTTTGAATCTTCATGAAATAGTTTGAAAATTTTGAATGTGTGTGTgtaaggggtgttcggccgagatgtACAAGAGGGAGAGATAGATGAAAATGGTGAAGGGTTTCTTGGGTTTTTGAATGATTATGGAAGCTTTTAGGGACAACAATCATCTCTATGGTGTTCCCCATGTCCACAAGTGtcaagagagaggagagagagttCATAATCAGCCGCCACCTCCTCCTCTATACACATACTACACACATACAAACCTATATATACACACTTATATGTATTATAGTGTAAAAACAggtattttactggataccgggtattttatttagcgttttaatcccgttttagtgtgttttaaattatttttatcattctataaaaaAAATCACTAAAAATTATTACTGAAATGATTACCAGTTGCCTTGACTGGCTGCGTTGATGGTATTTTGTCTAATTCGTGCAGTATCGCGCGTTACACGCgctcaaactcgaaaaatagagtttcttagcattttaatttatttttcctcaagaacatgattaaaattattattataatcataacagactatttttaggattttaacactgatcgggtggtcaccgacgttcgtttcgcattttaaccgttactcgataagcgtttatcttatcgttgccaacataatttttaccaaGGTTTAAATTTACCAACTTATTAAATATCATATATAAACATCATAATCAGTCAAATACAACCTTTCATCTATTCACAACACGTGTTACAGTTGTACGGTATGGCCTGAAAATCCGGGTGTTACAGTTTAGAGCTCTGGTTGGGGTTCTAGAGAAGCGAGAAAAGCTAGAAAAGCTTAGCAGAAATTCCTTTTGGGGTGGAACATGGTGTAATAGCACCATGGTGTGGGTAAAGGGGGTGGATGTCATAGCACCAATTAAAATGGGAAGCCTACGTTGGGATCATTATTGGGTGCAAAATGTAGTCTATGGTGATTTAAACTGAATCCGGTAGGCTATTTGGCATCGCGTAGTCTTTCCTTCACACTACTCGCCTAGAAGATGGGTAACACTACCACTCAAGTATGGTTGTAACATAAACAATGTGGAAGGGAATTTAAGAAGCAAAAACGTGCAGCTAAATAATTATATGCACGACGATGTGAGTTCAGGTTCATCAATTAGATTTTGGATTGACACGTGGCTTGGCGACACCGGTTTCAAGTTATTATTTCCATCCCTCTTCAGTCTCGAAAATGACAAAGGCAGCAGCGTTAATACTCGTTTAGCGAGAGGTGTCTCTGGGCAATCAGAGGTTTGGGAGTGGGCCAAGAACCCTTCATCATTAGCTGAAGTGCAGGAACTAAATGCTTGCACCATGTTGCTGAACCTTGTTAATCTCAACCATGGGGAAAATTCATGGAAGTGGATCGGCAACTCCGGTGGCGTATTCTCAAAAAGATAAGTAAAAAAGCAAGTTGTTGTATGGGACCAGCAACAACTCTGCCAAGGTGGATTTCGACTGGAACAATTGACTTCCTAAGAAAGTCAATGTTTTCGATTTGCGTATTTCGTTGGACAGACTTCCTACACGAACAACGCTAGCGAGAAGATGCATTATTGTAATGGGCTCTTTAACCGGTCCCCTATGCAGGGAAGTGGACGGAACAACGGAACACTTAATTTCTCCATGCATTGTCGCCTCAATCATATGCCAACGGATTTCTATGCCAACGGATTTCTGTGTGGTGCAAAACTTCTCCAATATCTATTTTCTTTGTTGCACACCGTCTGAAACTCCACACTGATGTAGCATGTTTTGACTTGAAAAAACGAATTGTTCAATCAACAATCTTACTTGCTTGTTGGATCATTTGGCGTGAAAGAAATGAGGTCAAAGCGAGTAGATGTGGAGTTGATGCTCTTCGAATTAAAGAAGAGGGGTTTTTTTGGATAAAAAAATAGCAAAAAAATGTATCAATGAATTGGAGTCAGTGGAGAGCGTAATTTTATTTGACCTGTCTTAAACACTTAATGCATCAATACTTGTACcaaatgcattatatattttcttaaatgtcttaaaatttaagataaattacaagtctaccctaaatatataatttaaatttgtgtttagttataaaaatataaacagaaTGTAGCTCTTTTGGAGAGCGTAATTTTATTTGACCTGTCTTAAACACTGGTTTGACACGACATGTTGTCTGACCTCACCTGAATGATAATATTATTAAATACGAAACCACTTAATTAAGTAGAAAAAATGAATGAAAGAActttataatacaaatattaaattaaaataattgataaatattaaacattaaatattacgatttaaataaaaataaataaaaattatgttaatttcttgatatttaaatttacatataatgtttgtatttttcataactaaatattgtttaaattaactgttgtcttatttaaatccttaaataaatactaaatatttacatggtaacaacaacaacaataacaacaacaaaatAAAATCAGTATTTAAGGCTGAGCCTGTTAAATTGCGCTCTTCAAAAAAGctacatttatatttttaaaactaattttatttaaattaagtattatcttatttaaatacttaagtatataattagtaaacatttaatgataataataataataataataatattaataataataataatcaaaataactaacaaataatttttctagacttgcaaattatatacctaaataagtttataatctaaataagtttataattaacaaattcaaaaaattaatgcaagtctagaaaaattatatacctaaataagtttataattaacaaattcaaaaaacttgattttggactgatctagcaacttgaatcaaacctcagggacgaatttagcagttttacccattcattaacagaggttctaacggtgttaatttattagactgaaatagcaacagaaactagaCTTAAGGACTGTTTTAGCaacaaaacttgattttggactgatctagcaatttgagtcaaacctcagggacgaatttagcagtttaCTAGAAAAATAATTTATAATCagcattaaaataaaaaaaatgaaataaatggTTATGATTATTCTTACTTTCTTAGGTTTTCTCTACTTTTAATGATGTCATTCGAAAAGAACATATAGTTTAGGGCATGTGTCATCGTCCGTAAGCGTGAGAGGGAAGCACCGCGTCGTCTGAGAATGACCGGGTTATGACCGGAGATGACGTGAGTGTAGGTGTGAGACAGGTGTGCATTCAATGGTATATCCAATGAAAGAAAGCCATGTAAACCTTTGTTCTTCTTGTTATATTTCATTTAatgtttagttttatttttcacAAGTAATTTGTACTTCAttctcttttaaaaaaaaaataaaaaataaaaagttctTATTTCATTATATTTTCTGAACACTCTTTAACATTTAATGAAAAgcaaaacaatattttttttttccataTTAACATACTTTTGGTTGTAGGTATTATTTTTtaataagtattttttttttaaataactatacatataaaaatattaaaaaaaaacacttgCCTTCCCACTCAATAGGTATATGCAGGATTAGTAAGAGTGAAAGTGAGAGTGAGTGTGCCGTTAACTGGTTGACGTGGAGCGGGGCACTACCCTACGCCGTTTAACTTAATCAAACATAAAACATGccctttaacttaaaaaaaaataataaaacaaaaaatagaTACATGTTGTGATTAATAATTAGGCCATGTGTAATGGGAATTATAGAGGCATAAAAGAGTTTGATAATGCCTCTAGCATCATCCCTTTGGATATTATAGGTGCATGAAAAGGGAGGGACATTGGTAGAATAATGCCCGAAAGAGGAGAAAAAAATGGCAAGTATCGGATGAAATGGGCATTAACCGTTAAACATTTTTTGCAGGGCCGTTATAATGTTGATGTGGCGAAAAATGCCCCTTAGGAGGCATTAACCATTACAATAGTCTTAGAAATCATGATGAGTCTTCGCGATTGACACACACTAACCTTTATTTATAAATTCGATTTATAAAAAGTTAACGAGTAATACTCATATATGTTCTAATCAGGGTCGGCCCAAGGGTAATTAAACCCATATCTGTAGTTCGCTTTGGGACTCCAAAACCTTTAAGCCGGCCTGGTTCTAATCAAGAAGGTCCCATATGTCACCGTCGGTGGGGAAATTAAACATACTGTTTTGACCATCTTGCTCAACAACATCTAAATTTTTTAAGCCCATTTCCTTCTCCCGGTCTTCAAATAACTCATAGAAATATTCATTAATCATGTCATCGGATATTGTGGGTGACGTGACTAACCCCGGAGAATTATTGAAGGCGTTAATAAAACCATCATTTGATGATGTTATCAACTTACCCATGTTATCAGGTTGAGGGTACAAATTTAATGTTTTGGAGAAGGTATGTGGTTTAGGCCTAATAACTGTGACCATGGCCTGTTGTGACCCCTCATCGTCTTTAGGTGCTTCCTTTTGTCGTTTGGGACGGGATCGAACATTTGTGTTCCAATAGTTTTTCACATCATTAGCAGTTCTTCCTGGTAGTCTTCCCGCAATCAATGACCATCTAAAACCAAATTTAATCTGTCAttactaaaataatatatctttaatttcCCCTATATGGACTACTAATCTACCGGGTGCGGGTCAACAACCTTTTAAATTATATATGTTAagcaaaaatttagaaaaaaattgAGGATCTAATTTGCTTAACTATATTAGTAGATTGTTGTTACGAAATATTATTGAAAGGAATAAACTTTTTGTGTGTTTGATTGCCTCAAAACCAAATTGTAATTCATATTTTTATCAGTCGCACAACAAGTTATCACTATTTACAACGTGACCAACCTTAGCCGGACAGAAAATTCGCATGTCGAGTTTACATATATCCAGGTGGGTATCCAAATAATATTGAtcttggtaaaaaaaaaaatcatgactGGTTCACCACTTTACCCGTTGTGTTACGAAAATGAATGAAAACCCTCGTACTatatgtgttttatcagtttacATTTAATTTTACTCGCCTGTTTCCTAGAAGCTTATGAAGCCTATGCATGAGGTCAATTTCATCTTCCCCAAAATCTCCTCGTTTTATATTCGGTCTTAAGTAATTCAACCATCGCAGCCTACAACTCTTCCTGCATCGGTTTAAGCCTGTGAATTACACAAAACATTATCGAAGCCAGAGAACCAAATCAAGGAAAATATTATATGTTCCAAAAGTACATATAGAATGTATGTTTTACCTGCTTTGAGAGGTACAAGGTGCCACTTCCCTTCTCCATATTTCTGGATATAGTTCTTGAGAAGTATATCTTCTTCGGTTGTCCATGCACCTTTCTTCAACACTACACTCGTATTAGCAGTTGGTCTCATTCTTTGTTGTACCTTTACTTAAATTAGTGATTATTTAATTTATGTAAGTGTATGTTTTCACTTTGACGTTTGTTCTAATCGAAGTTCATTTTATAGGGATATAGAATAAAATATATTGTACCTTCTCCCTCCACGTATATATCACATACGTGCATGCTAATATTTCCACAGAAAATaagatattatattatattatatatatgaattgaaagtgatgatgaataGTAAAACCAATTTCTTatgttattatttttaattttgttatTTTCAATTTCAATTCTATACTTTAAATAATGTacgtttttaattaatttagatATATGAATAGAAACTTATGATTAATAATAGTTGAAATATTTtaagtatttatttttatttagtaatATTTTATTAAGGTATTTGTTCTTTTTATTAGTAGCATTTTGTTTAACATTCAGTTtgattttttataaaacttaCGTTCGGATCACTACGATAGCGACACGatatatgttatcaaacaaaaaaaaccataaaaattaaTACATACCGGTATCGATGTTGTTCAGTTCGGTACGGTATGATagcaataataaaaataaatctcGGTAATGATACAAATGTTGTTCACTCGATTTCGGTTTGGGTTGGTACGATAGCGGCACAATAGCCGTTTCCATAATGTTTATACGCTAACgttgaaaaaaataaacatagaatGCAAACCAACCAAACTGATATCAGCTGAACAACATACAAATCAAATGATGTGTTGTGAGGATTGATCAACATACATATAATGATGTGTTGTGAGGGTTGATGCGTTGTATTACAAGCAGCCGACGCAAGTTCGATTGTTGTTGTGTCCGATTCTATGTTTTGTCAATGTGGGGCTAGTCCACTTGGTATAGGCATATGCCTCTTAAGGGAGATGTTCCAGGTTCAACCTTTGTATCCTGGTCAAGAGACCAAGAGTGATAAAGAATTGAATTACTGGTGAATAGAGCAGACTAGTCGttgtcattcaaaaaaaaaaatgaacagCATCGGTACTCGATACTGGTATGGAtattcgtttttattgttttcaatgtAAGGTTTTCTCTTTCGATTACTATAACGAGTGTAAGTAACATAACGAACCGAACAGATACCAATCGAATTTTTGCCACGAAGTGCGGCGGA encodes the following:
- the LOC110934973 gene encoding transcription factor MYB1 isoform X2; protein product: MDNRRRYTSQELYPEIWRREVAPCTSQSRKSCRLRWLNYLRPNIKRGDFGEDEIDLMHRLHKLLGNRWSLIAGRLPGRTANDVKNYWNTNVRSRPKRQKEAPKDDEGSQQAMVTVIRPKPHTFSKTLNLYPQPDNMGKLITSSNDGFINAFNNSPGLVTSPTISDDMINEYFYELFEDREKEMGLKNLDVVEQDGQNSMFNFPTDGDIWDLLD
- the LOC110934973 gene encoding transcription factor MYB1 isoform X1 → MRPTANTSVVLKKGAWTTEEDILLKNYIQKYGEGKWHLVPLKAGLNRCRKSCRLRWLNYLRPNIKRGDFGEDEIDLMHRLHKLLGNRWSLIAGRLPGRTANDVKNYWNTNVRSRPKRQKEAPKDDEGSQQAMVTVIRPKPHTFSKTLNLYPQPDNMGKLITSSNDGFINAFNNSPGLVTSPTISDDMINEYFYELFEDREKEMGLKNLDVVEQDGQNSMFNFPTDGDIWDLLD